A genomic segment from Polyangium mundeleinium encodes:
- a CDS encoding HD domain-containing protein produces MGERRDHLRRAPVMYDELLPLLLALDGIRQNPAYHPEGCALYHSLQVFDLARAASPERALWAAALLHDVGKAISSPDHDALGADLLDGLVSPRIVWLVRHHLDLLHDPGPTKRRLRGTAALADLQRLRRWDVLGRSPHATVMSPEDALSILLEGADLSLLDPGGEPAPIHDPRKEIF; encoded by the coding sequence GTGGGTGAGCGGCGTGATCACCTGCGCCGCGCCCCGGTGATGTACGACGAGCTCCTCCCGCTGCTACTCGCCCTCGACGGAATACGTCAGAACCCCGCGTATCACCCCGAAGGCTGTGCCCTTTACCATTCCCTTCAGGTCTTCGACCTCGCGCGCGCCGCGAGCCCCGAGCGTGCGCTCTGGGCCGCGGCGCTCTTGCACGACGTGGGAAAGGCGATATCCTCGCCGGACCACGACGCGCTGGGCGCCGATCTCCTCGACGGCCTCGTCTCGCCCCGCATCGTCTGGCTCGTGCGCCACCACCTCGACCTTCTGCACGACCCCGGACCCACCAAGCGCCGCCTGCGCGGGACCGCCGCGCTCGCCGATCTGCAGCGCCTGCGCCGCTGGGACGTCCTCGGTCGCTCCCCTCACGCCACCGTGATGTCACCCGAAGACGCGCTTTCGATTCTCCTCGAAGGTGCAGACCTCTCCCTCCTCGACCCCGGCGGCGAGCCCGCCCCCATCCATGACCCACGAAAGGAGATCTTCTGA
- a CDS encoding RNA polymerase sigma factor, with the protein MTHERRSSDGGRHRARLVANLDHIDASRHLYHDDDEASEARLRLQDAVRDAVATALTDKQREVVEAYFFEGLSQGEIARRLGVTQQVVQKRIYGDERGGRTVGGALRKLREALAPLVSPPVSPPIPS; encoded by the coding sequence ATGACCCACGAAAGGAGATCTTCTGACGGCGGAAGGCACCGCGCCCGCCTCGTCGCGAACCTCGATCACATCGACGCGTCTCGTCACCTCTATCACGACGACGACGAGGCCTCCGAGGCGCGCCTTCGCCTCCAGGACGCCGTGCGCGACGCCGTCGCAACGGCCTTGACGGACAAACAGCGCGAGGTCGTCGAGGCTTACTTTTTCGAAGGCCTGTCCCAGGGCGAGATCGCGCGCCGCCTCGGCGTCACGCAGCAGGTCGTGCAAAAACGCATCTATGGCGACGAGCGCGGCGGACGCACCGTCGGCGGCGCGCTCCGCAAGCTCCGGGAGGCCCTCGCGCCGCTCGTTTCGCCCCCCGTTTCGCCCCCCATCCCCTCATGA